A stretch of the Planktothricoides raciborskii GIHE-MW2 genome encodes the following:
- the rnc gene encoding ribonuclease III, with the protein MHSDTSSISMKVSMKVSLKVKYPPRQRELENLVEKLGLSSELPLQWQLLDLALTHPTSSVDRNYQQLEFVGDAVVRLAAAELLLETYPDSAVGEFAAIRSELVSDRTLAEIADCYGLEDYLLMSASTKRDILGRQSRLADALEAVMGALYLSTHTLEFIRPWLDTHFKPFAVKISQDPARQNYKHALQGWTQTHYKSLPEYRVRETPLVDCHILLPEERFTAEVWIQGKRQGTGKGRSKKAAEQAAAQQAFLSLTVTNSNHNLEIKRYI; encoded by the coding sequence ATGCATAGCGATACATCATCGATTTCTATGAAAGTTTCTATGAAAGTTTCTCTGAAAGTTAAATATCCACCGCGACAACGGGAATTAGAAAATTTAGTGGAAAAGTTAGGGCTTTCTAGTGAATTACCTCTGCAATGGCAACTTTTAGATTTAGCCTTAACTCACCCCACCAGTTCCGTCGATCGCAACTATCAACAATTAGAGTTTGTTGGGGATGCGGTGGTGCGTTTGGCTGCGGCGGAATTACTGTTAGAAACTTATCCAGATTCGGCAGTAGGAGAATTTGCCGCTATTCGGTCAGAATTAGTCAGCGATCGCACCTTAGCAGAAATTGCGGATTGTTATGGATTAGAAGATTATTTACTCATGTCTGCGAGCACTAAAAGGGATATTCTTGGGCGTCAGTCCCGGTTGGCTGATGCCTTGGAAGCGGTCATGGGTGCTTTATATTTGTCTACCCATACTTTAGAATTTATTCGTCCTTGGTTGGATACACATTTTAAACCATTTGCGGTTAAAATTAGCCAAGATCCAGCCCGACAGAATTATAAACACGCGCTGCAAGGTTGGACTCAAACTCATTATAAATCTTTACCGGAATATCGCGTCCGAGAAACTCCTCTAGTTGACTGTCATATTTTACTTCCAGAAGAACGGTTTACCGCCGAAGTTTGGATACAAGGAAAGCGACAAGGGACGGGAAAAGGGCGATCGAAAAAAGCTGCCGAACAAGCGGCTGCCCAACAAGCTTTTTTATCTTTAACCGTAACCAACAGCAACCATAATTTAGAGATAAAACGCTATATATGA